Below is a genomic region from Candidatus Hydrogenedentota bacterium.
ACGCGCCCAAGACCCGCGTCGGCATTATCGGCGTGGGCCAGATCGGCAAGATACACATGGAAAACTACCGGTCGGTGCCGCATGCCGAGGTTGTGGCCATCGCGGACGCCGATGAAGCCGGGGCGCAACGCGCGGCCGCGCAATACGGGGTCGCGGACGCGTATCGCGACGCGCGGCAACTGCTGGCGCGGGACGACATCGAGGCGGTGGACGTGTGCCTGCACAACAACTTGCACATGCCGTACACCGTGGCCGCGCTCGAGGCGGGCAAGCACGTGTACTGCGAGAAACCGATGGCGGGCGCATACCGGGACGCGGAAACCATGTTGCGCACGGCGCGCGCACACGGCAAGATGCTGTCGATCCAGCTTTCGACGCTGTTTTCGCGGGAAACGAAAGCGGCAAAGCAGCTCGTCGATGGCGGGCGGCTCGGCAGGCTCTACCACGCGCGTTCGACAGGGTTCCGGCGCCGGGGGCGCCCCTTCGTCGACGGCTACGGCACGGCGCGGTTCGTGCAGCGGGAAATCGCCGCGGGCGGCGCGCTCTTCGACATGGGCGTCTATCACATCGCGAACGTGCTCTATCTGCTGGGCAATCCGGACGTGCGCACGGTCT
It encodes:
- a CDS encoding Gfo/Idh/MocA family oxidoreductase, which codes for MDLNENAPKTRVGIIGVGQIGKIHMENYRSVPHAEVVAIADADEAGAQRAAAQYGVADAYRDARQLLARDDIEAVDVCLHNNLHMPYTVAALEAGKHVYCEKPMAGAYRDAETMLRTARAHGKMLSIQLSTLFSRETKAAKQLVDGGRLGRLYHARSTGFRRRGRPFVDGYGTARFVQREIAAGGALFDMGVYHIANVLYLLGNPDVRTVSGKTYQETAMDPERRASSGYNVEELGVGFVRLDHGMTLDIIESWAIHLNAFEGSSIVGSDGGVRLQPFGFFQNIGDIELDCTADLDSFDYRLHNVHNAGDAYDSPQHHWVAALRGCVPLLPTAEIALNTMLISEGIYLSSRLGREVTVDEVREQSQSAAVAVT